The nucleotide window GTTTGCTTTGCACAAGACGCAACGTTGCGAACGATGGCACGGAATACAGGTTACTGGCCGGCGGAgcggggcaggcaggcaggcaaggcagcatGAGCCGGGGCGTTTTTCTGACGATGTCTTGAGTCTTGTCGAGATACCTCGTGTGGGTGTAGCCGGATGTAAAGAGACAACGATGCACCACCGCGCATGGAACATGAATCCACTCCGTTTGGTGAAATAATCGTCTGTGACCTGACGATTTGAGGTTGAGATTGTCTGCCAGACGGGGTTGTAGTtgtcgcgcgcccgccgtcaaaTAAGCGTCACTCGGTCTGTTGGTTGGTGGACGATGACCCGTGTGCAAACTTGACATCACTGACTGAGGTGGACTTGGGCTGAGAAGGCCAGTCAGGTGGCGGCCGACCGACATGGCGAGATGGAATTGGGGGTGCATCAAAAATTTGCCCCACCGAGCCCACCGACCGCCAAAAGATTGAATTCGCTtccaacatcatcatcaccaccaccaccgacgtACCGATCGACCCAGGAGACGTCGCACGCTCTCCCGCTCACCCTTATCACGCCAGAGAGAAACCCATTTAGACGCCTCCCAACAGTGCCGAGAGCCGTGCCTCTCTCAGCCGCCCAGCATGTCGACTACCGTGGAAAAGGTGCGCCCGCTCGCTACTCCCCGTCAGGACCAGCTgcgtcccctcccctcccccctcgccAGGACAGACGCGCGCGGGCAGTGACTACTCGAGAGCGTTATCTTGAAGTGCTGACAATGGGGGCGATAGATCAAACAAATCGAAGATGAGGTGCGTAAGCGCGCAGTTCCGAGTACACGACTGTCCctttccctcctccccaccccTCCCGCGAGATCGAGTTGCACGATCGAGCCGTGGCTCCCTCGGCCCTCCTCACCCTGTGTATacatgcgtgcatgcgtgcgtaCCTGCGTGCGGgagggcgggagggcgggcaACGCgcaagacggcgacgaaaAACCAAATGACACTCTATCTGACGCTGAGGGGCACACGCGCGCATTGGCACAAACAGATGGCCAGGACGCAAAAGAACAAGGCCACGTCTTTTCATCTGGGACAGCTCAAAGCCAAGCTCGCTAAGCTGAAGCGCGAGCTTCTGAcgccgagcggcggcggcggcggcggcggtgcgggctTCGACGTGGCGCGGACGGGTGTTGCCAGTATAGGCTTCATCGGCTTCCCGTCGGTGGGCAAGAGCACGCTCATGAGCAAGCTGACGGGCCAGCActccgaggcggcggcataCGAGTTCACGACGCTAACGAGCGTGCCGGGGCAAGTCGTATATAATGGTGCGTGGGCGGTCATTCTCAGCCAGTGTTGCTCTCCCCCCTCGCGCCGGAGTCTCGCGGTGGAGATATCGTGCCTCAGTGTCGGATACGGAGGGACTGGAGGTTGTCCTGCTAACGAATGCTGTTGTTTTGTGTCCCAGGCGCACCGCTACAAATTATTGACTTACCCGGCATCATCGAGGGAGCCAAGGACggtcgcggccgtggccggcaGGTCATCGCCGTGGCCAAAACGTGTCACCTCATCTTCATCGTGCTCGACGTCAACAAGCCCCTGACGGACAAGCGCGTCATCGAGTCTGAGCTGGAGGGCTTCGGAATCAGAATCAACAAGTCGCCGCCCAACATTACTTTCAGAAAGAAGGATAAGGGCGGCCTCAACGTCACGAGCACTGTCCCCCTGACACATATCGACCATGACGAGATCAAGGCCGTCATGAGCGAGTACCGTATCAACTCGGCCGATATTACGATCCGATGCGACGCGACTGTCGACGACTTGATCGACGTGCTGGAGGCAAAGAGCCGGAGGTAGGGAGACCGAAAACGAACCCTTGGATTCGCGAATTTGCTTGCGCGACCTCCAGCTTCAGCAAGTCGCTAACCGTGGCGCTTCCAGTTACATACCCGTCGTCTACTGCCTCAACAAGATCGACTCCATCAgcatcgaggagctggaTCTTCTGTATCGCATCCCCAACGCCGTGCCCATCAGCTCGGAACACGGCTGGAATATTGATGAGCTCATGGAGGCCATGTGGGACAAGCTGAGCTTGAAGCGTGTGTACACCAAGCCCAAAGGCAAGGCGCCCGACTATTCTGCGCCTGTGGTACTTCGGGCCACAAGGTGCACGGTAGAGGATTTTG belongs to Purpureocillium takamizusanense chromosome 1, complete sequence and includes:
- the RBG1 gene encoding GTP-binding protein rbg1, variant 2 (EggNog:ENOG503NWDJ~COG:T) translates to MLLFCVPGAPLQIIDLPGIIEGAKDGRGRGRQVIAVAKTCHLIFIVLDVNKPLTDKRVIESELEGFGIRINKSPPNITFRKKDKGGLNVTSTVPLTHIDHDEIKAVMSEYRINSADITIRCDATVDDLIDVLEAKSRSYIPVVYCLNKIDSISIEELDLLYRIPNAVPISSEHGWNIDELMEAMWDKLSLKRVYTKPKGKAPDYSAPVVLRATRCTVEDFCNAIHRSIVEQFKTAIVYGKSVKHQPQRVGLAHELEDEDVVTIVKR
- the RBG1 gene encoding GTP-binding protein rbg1, variant 3 (EggNog:ENOG503NWDJ~COG:T), which produces MSTTVEKIKQIEDEMARTQKNKATSFHLGQLKAKLAKLKRELLTPSGGGGGGGAGFDVARTGVASIGFIGFPSVGKSTLMSKLTGQHSEAAAYEFTTLTSVPGQVVYNGAPLQIIDLPGIIEGAKDGRGRGRQVIAVAKTCHLIFIVLDVNKPLTDKRVIESELEGFGIRINKSPPNITFRKKDKGGLNVTSTVPLTHIDHDEIKAVMSEYRINSADITIRCDATVDDLIDVLEAKSRSYIPVVYCLNKIDSISIEELDLLYRIPNAVPISSEHGWNIDELMEAMWDKLSLKRVYTKPKGKAPDYSAPVVLRATRCTVEDFCNAIHRSIVEQFKTAIVYGKSVKHQPQRVGLAHELEDEDVGE
- the RBG1 gene encoding GTP-binding protein rbg1 (EggNog:ENOG503NWDJ~COG:T); its protein translation is MSTTVEKIKQIEDEMARTQKNKATSFHLGQLKAKLAKLKRELLTPSGGGGGGGAGFDVARTGVASIGFIGFPSVGKSTLMSKLTGQHSEAAAYEFTTLTSVPGQVVYNGAPLQIIDLPGIIEGAKDGRGRGRQVIAVAKTCHLIFIVLDVNKPLTDKRVIESELEGFGIRINKSPPNITFRKKDKGGLNVTSTVPLTHIDHDEIKAVMSEYRINSADITIRCDATVDDLIDVLEAKSRSYIPVVYCLNKIDSISIEELDLLYRIPNAVPISSEHGWNIDELMEAMWDKLSLKRVYTKPKGKAPDYSAPVVLRATRCTVEDFCNAIHRSIVEQFKTAIVYGKSVKHQPQRVGLAHELEDEDVVTIVKR